ACTTCCAAGTCCTTTCCGCTTATGACGGTATTTCGGCCTTGGATATTTGCAGCACGGAGAAGCCCGACCTTGTCCTGTTGGATATCATGATGCCTATGATGAGCGGCTACGAGGTCTGTGAACAAATCAAAGCCAATCCCTTGACCCAACACATCCCCGTGTTGTTTTTGTCCTCGGCGCACAGCCCCGAGGCAAGAGCGCAAAGCTTCCGTGTTGGCGCCGTCGAACTGATCAAAAAACCCTTTCTAACCAAAGAACTGCTCGCACAAATCCGCCGCTACCTTCCCAAAGACGACGATTTTTAAGGCGGGATTAAGCGAAAATAAATG
This genomic window from Candidatus Hydrogenedentota bacterium contains:
- a CDS encoding response regulator; translation: MAITILIVDDEPDVVEFLETTLKAENFQVLSAYDGISALDICSTEKPDLVLLDIMMPMMSGYEVCEQIKANPLTQHIPVLFLSSAHSPEARAQSFRVGAVELIKKPFLTKELLAQIRRYLPKDDDF